From a region of the Corallococcus coralloides DSM 2259 genome:
- a CDS encoding LpqB family beta-propeller domain-containing protein — MSAPVNPFLGPQPYRAADRERFFGRETVTQRLVNRILAHPCLTLFGPSGAGKSSVMQAGVIPLLEEAHEFRTVRIDGWLAGEAPLARLVSTMHAELELGPPPEQAGTAQALDAALELASQRSDRPVLIYLDQLEQLFLPGRDVEATGALLKGLDALARKPVRGLQLVLAMREDYLGRFRDRVRGRRELLEQGFRLGPLTVGEMVKVSCRLATEKGLPSQPWSEQEVRALMRQVRMAGQGEQDDDAEVQAAFAQIVCRALWDERARGQAVEPVAAEPMVHRYLEATLDALGSDKKRAARRLLEQHLIASDGSRTLLTEQEARAELPPEHADEVLTHLEAAAVLHAEQHQGSRYFELGHDWLARKVFELKQQRIERESAQRQRRREAAERRRLIILASAAAGVAVLMALLLIWAWTERAHAERAKTDADLAKQEAVKQAQDARGLALMTGARDLQSRGFTAMATKLLLEVPEPGQAHWWTQLAHDFLKEPVPEVTFQGTNPLHVAAFSPDGQRVAAASMDGPAWVWRVDGLGTPVALTGHLGVVTSIEFSPDGQWVATASQDATVRVWRADGTGKPVVLRGYEDTVYSASFSPDGQWVVTASADMSAQVRRADGSGKPVMLIGHEASVLSARFSPEGRHVVTTSFDGTARVWKADGKGSPVVLKGHTKPVISAAFSPDGHQVVTASADKTARVWKADGKGTPVVLKGHEGDVHSAAFSPDGHQVVTAATDRTARVWKAAGTGTPIVLEGHADSVMSAGFSPDGLWVVTTSLDRTARVWRTDGTAPPQVLKGHQGWVEDARFSPDGQRIITVSRDGTLRVWKAGGPGIPTVFQGPGEAIQSARFSPDGSRVVTAGIEGVARVWSTNGTGAPVVLDGRAGPLSSAAFSPDGQQVVTAFGNGSARVWRADGTGTPVVLSGDLLTPIGSAEFSPDGQWILTTVRFSGAPQVWRADGSGTPRVLGYDEALSARFSRDGQWVVTASARTPKVLRTDGSGTPVVLLGHEGDVYSAEFSPDGHQVVTASADKTARVWKADGTGTPVVLKGHGGDVYSAGFSPDGHQVVTASADKTARVWRADGTGAPIVLQGHLDRVSSARFSPDGRQVVTTSGDGTARVWRADGTGLPLVIQGCESEVASAEFSPDGHQVLTVCADGPAQLWPLEVSDLQRRLRAVNKDCLPPDVRRSYLDESEEQARSGYAECAREHRRDPLVRPPPTLKLLP; from the coding sequence ATGAGCGCCCCGGTGAATCCCTTCCTCGGGCCGCAGCCCTACCGAGCGGCGGACCGCGAGCGCTTCTTCGGCCGCGAGACCGTGACGCAGCGGTTGGTGAACCGCATCCTCGCGCACCCGTGCCTCACGCTCTTCGGCCCCTCGGGCGCGGGGAAGTCGTCGGTGATGCAGGCGGGCGTGATTCCGCTGCTGGAGGAGGCGCACGAGTTCCGCACGGTGCGCATCGACGGGTGGCTCGCGGGGGAGGCTCCGCTGGCGCGGCTCGTGAGCACGATGCACGCGGAGCTGGAGCTGGGGCCGCCGCCGGAGCAGGCGGGAACGGCGCAGGCGCTGGACGCGGCGCTGGAGCTCGCGTCACAGCGCTCGGACCGGCCGGTGCTCATCTACCTGGACCAGCTGGAGCAGCTCTTCCTTCCGGGGCGCGACGTGGAGGCGACGGGCGCGCTGCTGAAGGGGCTGGACGCGCTGGCACGCAAGCCGGTGCGCGGGCTGCAGCTCGTGCTGGCGATGCGCGAGGACTACCTGGGGCGCTTCCGGGACCGCGTGCGGGGCCGGCGCGAGCTGCTGGAGCAGGGCTTCCGGCTGGGGCCGCTCACCGTGGGCGAGATGGTGAAGGTGTCGTGCCGGCTGGCCACCGAGAAGGGCCTGCCCTCGCAGCCGTGGTCCGAGCAGGAGGTGCGCGCGCTGATGCGGCAGGTGCGCATGGCGGGCCAGGGCGAGCAGGACGATGACGCCGAGGTGCAGGCCGCGTTCGCGCAGATCGTCTGCCGGGCGCTCTGGGACGAGCGGGCGCGGGGCCAGGCCGTGGAGCCTGTCGCCGCGGAGCCGATGGTGCACCGCTACCTGGAGGCGACGCTGGATGCGCTCGGCTCCGACAAGAAGCGGGCTGCGCGCCGGTTGCTGGAGCAGCACCTCATCGCGAGCGACGGCAGCCGGACCCTGCTGACGGAGCAGGAGGCCCGCGCCGAGCTGCCACCCGAGCACGCGGACGAGGTGCTGACGCACCTGGAAGCAGCGGCGGTGCTGCACGCGGAGCAGCACCAGGGCAGCCGGTACTTCGAGCTGGGACACGACTGGCTCGCGCGCAAGGTGTTCGAGCTCAAGCAGCAGCGCATCGAGCGTGAGTCAGCGCAACGACAGCGCCGGCGTGAAGCGGCCGAGCGGCGCAGACTCATCATCCTGGCCTCGGCGGCGGCGGGCGTGGCGGTGCTGATGGCCCTGCTGCTCATCTGGGCCTGGACAGAGCGAGCCCATGCGGAGCGGGCGAAGACGGACGCGGATCTCGCGAAGCAGGAAGCCGTCAAGCAGGCCCAAGACGCGCGGGGATTGGCATTGATGACGGGGGCTCGCGACCTGCAAAGCCGCGGCTTCACAGCGATGGCCACGAAGCTGCTGCTCGAAGTGCCCGAACCCGGGCAGGCGCACTGGTGGACGCAGCTGGCGCATGACTTCCTGAAGGAACCCGTCCCGGAGGTGACGTTCCAGGGAACGAATCCGCTGCACGTCGCGGCCTTCAGCCCGGACGGCCAGCGGGTGGCGGCGGCGTCCATGGACGGACCGGCGTGGGTATGGCGCGTGGACGGGCTGGGCACACCCGTGGCGTTGACGGGTCATCTGGGCGTCGTCACCTCCATCGAGTTCAGCCCGGACGGGCAATGGGTTGCCACCGCGTCCCAGGACGCCACGGTCCGGGTGTGGCGGGCGGATGGGACGGGCAAGCCCGTGGTGCTCCGGGGGTACGAAGACACCGTCTACTCCGCGAGCTTCAGTCCGGATGGACAGTGGGTGGTGACGGCGTCTGCGGACATGAGCGCGCAGGTGCGGCGGGCGGATGGAAGCGGCAAGCCCGTGATGCTGATCGGGCACGAGGCCTCGGTCCTGTCGGCGCGCTTCAGCCCGGAGGGACGGCACGTGGTGACCACGTCGTTCGACGGGACGGCGCGGGTGTGGAAGGCGGATGGGAAGGGCTCGCCCGTGGTACTCAAGGGGCACACGAAGCCCGTCATATCCGCCGCGTTCAGCCCGGATGGCCACCAGGTGGTGACGGCTTCCGCGGACAAGACGGCGCGGGTGTGGAAGGCGGATGGGAAGGGCACGCCCGTGGTGCTCAAGGGACATGAGGGGGACGTGCATTCCGCCGCGTTCAGTCCGGATGGCCACCAGGTGGTGACGGCTGCGACGGACAGGACGGCGCGGGTGTGGAAGGCGGCTGGGACGGGCACGCCCATCGTGCTCGAAGGACATGCGGACTCCGTCATGTCCGCGGGTTTCAGCCCAGATGGCCTGTGGGTGGTGACCACGTCCCTGGACAGGACCGCCAGGGTCTGGCGGACGGATGGAACCGCCCCACCCCAGGTGCTCAAGGGGCACCAGGGCTGGGTCGAGGACGCGCGATTCAGTCCGGACGGACAGCGGATCATCACCGTGTCCAGGGATGGAACCCTCCGGGTCTGGAAGGCGGGCGGGCCAGGGATTCCCACGGTGTTCCAGGGCCCCGGAGAGGCGATCCAGTCCGCGCGGTTCAGTCCGGATGGGTCGCGGGTCGTCACGGCGGGCATCGAAGGAGTTGCTCGCGTCTGGAGCACGAATGGGACGGGAGCCCCCGTGGTGCTCGATGGGCGCGCGGGCCCCCTTTCATCGGCCGCGTTCAGCCCGGATGGGCAGCAGGTGGTGACGGCCTTCGGGAACGGGAGCGCGCGGGTGTGGCGGGCGGATGGGACGGGCACCCCCGTGGTGCTGAGCGGGGATCTGCTCACTCCCATTGGCTCCGCGGAGTTCAGTCCCGATGGTCAGTGGATCCTGACCACGGTCCGGTTCAGCGGCGCGCCCCAGGTGTGGAGGGCGGACGGGAGCGGAACACCGCGGGTGCTGGGGTACGACGAAGCGCTCTCCGCCCGGTTCAGCCGCGACGGTCAGTGGGTCGTGACCGCGTCGGCCCGGACCCCGAAGGTGCTGAGGACGGATGGAAGCGGCACGCCCGTGGTGCTCCTGGGGCATGAGGGTGACGTCTACTCCGCCGAGTTCAGCCCGGATGGCCACCAGGTGGTGACGGCTTCGGCGGACAAGACCGCGCGGGTGTGGAAGGCGGACGGGACGGGCACCCCCGTGGTGCTCAAGGGACATGGGGGTGACGTCTATTCCGCGGGCTTCAGCCCGGATGGCCACCAGGTGGTGACGGCTTCGGCGGACAAGACCGCACGGGTGTGGAGGGCGGACGGGACAGGTGCGCCCATCGTGCTCCAGGGACACCTGGACCGCGTCTCCTCCGCCCGCTTCAGCCCGGATGGCCGCCAGGTGGTGACGACCTCGGGTGACGGAACCGCGCGGGTGTGGAGGGCGGACGGAACGGGCCTGCCCCTGGTGATCCAGGGCTGTGAGTCGGAAGTCGCATCCGCCGAGTTCAGTCCGGACGGGCACCAGGTCCTGACGGTGTGCGCTGATGGACCGGCACAGCTCTGGCCCCTGGAGGTTTCGGATCTCCAGCGGCGGCTTCGGGCCGTCAACAAGGACTGCCTTCCTCCGGACGTCCGTCGCAGCTACCTGGATGAAAGCGAGGAGCAGGCGCGCAGCGGCTATGCGGAATGTGCGCGGGAGCACAGACGGGATCCGCTCGTGAGGCCGCCACCGACGCTAAAGCTGCTGCCCTGA
- a CDS encoding trypsin-like serine protease produces MTSPHSSFPWSPSLRATLALGFLSLGAGCGPEAVGDPPSVAQAARPLLGATPAAAGEFPWMVSLQDMSGNHLCGGTIINTHWVLTSRQCVLGTGTVMPPHPSTLRVVAGGTSLSSMNSTGQVSTLLDIIPLLGSWDATQGNDAALLRLMTPLTLNGTTVAALPVATAADVSAGYTAPGVIATLSGWGQTTPGSAIPDALMKMSVPLMSNADASLALGQPLTADQLGADGSAQGNAFCTGDVGGPLVVDGPSGKKLVGIASYNLGCSAPDVFERAAYLKGFIDYMTPRLNTAPRATLQHVNATQGGWKHYSLTLPSGIPAFTVSLQKGTGNGTLYVRYGGAPTLTNYTCRSGATDSNLEYCSLYYPSQGTWYISVYGETAVTEASLLGRTFY; encoded by the coding sequence ATGACCTCTCCCCACTCGTCCTTCCCGTGGTCCCCTTCCCTGCGTGCCACCCTCGCGCTGGGCTTCCTGTCCCTGGGCGCTGGCTGTGGCCCCGAAGCGGTCGGCGATCCGCCCTCCGTGGCTCAGGCCGCTCGGCCGCTCCTGGGGGCCACGCCCGCCGCCGCCGGTGAGTTCCCCTGGATGGTGTCCCTCCAGGACATGTCCGGGAACCACCTATGTGGCGGCACCATCATCAACACGCACTGGGTCCTCACCTCACGCCAGTGCGTGCTGGGGACCGGCACCGTGATGCCTCCGCATCCCAGCACCCTGCGTGTCGTGGCGGGCGGCACCAGCCTGTCGTCGATGAACAGCACGGGACAGGTGAGCACGCTGCTGGACATCATTCCCCTCCTTGGCTCGTGGGATGCGACGCAGGGCAACGACGCGGCGCTCCTGCGGTTGATGACCCCGCTGACGCTCAATGGCACCACGGTGGCGGCCCTGCCGGTGGCGACGGCGGCGGACGTCTCCGCCGGCTACACCGCTCCGGGTGTCATCGCCACGCTCTCGGGCTGGGGACAGACGACCCCGGGCAGTGCAATCCCAGACGCGTTGATGAAGATGAGCGTGCCGCTGATGTCCAACGCGGATGCCTCCCTGGCGCTGGGGCAACCCCTCACCGCCGACCAGCTGGGGGCGGATGGTTCGGCGCAGGGCAATGCCTTCTGCACGGGGGACGTGGGGGGCCCGCTGGTGGTGGACGGCCCCTCCGGCAAGAAGCTGGTGGGCATCGCCAGCTACAACCTGGGCTGCTCGGCGCCGGATGTCTTCGAGCGGGCTGCGTACCTCAAGGGGTTCATCGACTACATGACCCCGCGGCTGAACACCGCGCCGCGGGCGACGCTGCAGCACGTGAACGCCACCCAGGGCGGCTGGAAGCACTACTCCCTGACCCTGCCGTCGGGCATCCCCGCGTTCACCGTGTCGCTCCAGAAGGGCACCGGCAATGGCACCCTCTACGTGCGCTATGGCGGAGCGCCCACGCTGACGAACTACACCTGCCGCTCCGGCGCCACGGACAGCAACCTGGAGTATTGCTCCCTCTACTACCCGAGCCAGGGGACCTGGTACATCTCCGTGTATGGCGAGACGGCTGTCACCGAGGCCTCCTTGCTCGGGCGCACGTTCTATTGA
- a CDS encoding GNAT family N-acetyltransferase codes for MLERNTVLERLAKTLVVGDEQELREVAAQVLVHQLVRQEDHAGLRQLLSAEELKSLLERAQALGLSDEVRDRVWLFFKRATARRRFYIRRVYDADGVVLEDIRRAAFEPVFASFRALLGDEIYALAQAKQDAGQAEMLRGLIAPDSGWDVFAAEVDMRVVGFIAVKVDPETLIGEIGLNAVHPAHAGHGVGTSLYEFALGHMKRAGARVATVATGGDASHAPARRAYEKAGFHAAIPSVWLCRLL; via the coding sequence GTGCTGGAGCGGAACACCGTTCTGGAGAGGCTCGCGAAGACCCTCGTCGTCGGCGACGAGCAGGAGTTGCGTGAGGTGGCGGCCCAGGTGCTGGTGCACCAGCTCGTGCGGCAGGAGGACCACGCAGGCCTGCGGCAGCTGTTGAGCGCCGAGGAGCTGAAGTCGCTGTTGGAGCGCGCCCAGGCGTTGGGGTTGAGCGACGAGGTCCGTGACCGCGTCTGGCTTTTCTTCAAGCGCGCCACCGCGCGGCGGCGCTTCTATATCCGCCGCGTCTATGACGCAGACGGGGTGGTCCTCGAAGACATCCGCCGGGCGGCCTTCGAGCCCGTGTTCGCGTCGTTCCGCGCGCTCCTGGGCGACGAGATCTACGCGCTTGCGCAGGCGAAGCAGGACGCAGGCCAGGCCGAAATGCTTCGAGGGCTCATCGCTCCGGACTCGGGCTGGGACGTGTTCGCGGCCGAGGTCGACATGCGCGTGGTCGGCTTCATCGCGGTGAAGGTCGACCCGGAGACGCTCATCGGAGAGATCGGCCTGAACGCGGTCCATCCCGCTCACGCCGGACATGGGGTCGGGACGTCGCTCTACGAATTCGCGCTCGGCCACATGAAGCGCGCGGGCGCCAGGGTCGCCACCGTGGCGACCGGAGGCGATGCGAGTCACGCACCCGCGCGGCGCGCCTACGAGAAGGCTGGCTTCCATGCCGCCATCCCCAGCGTGTGGCTTTGTCGCCTGCTGTAG
- a CDS encoding PadR family transcriptional regulator, producing the protein MARESTCRFAILGMLCREPMSGYDLRSAIERSVGHFWQESYGNLYPTLERMAEERLVELEPEERTQGGRIRKVYRVTEAGRTALAEWLRRPVLPHVERNELLLKLFFGAQVGPEDSLAQVERSRAEAEGLLAALRLIDENVSQARSGDPEFAYQHLSIRAGLLGLEAHLRWCDEAREALQRVKRTAGSTKKKGAR; encoded by the coding sequence ATGGCGAGGGAGAGCACCTGTCGGTTCGCCATCCTGGGGATGCTGTGCCGGGAGCCGATGAGTGGGTACGACCTGCGGAGCGCCATCGAGCGGTCGGTGGGGCACTTCTGGCAGGAGAGCTACGGCAACCTGTACCCGACGTTGGAGCGGATGGCGGAGGAGCGGCTGGTAGAGCTCGAGCCGGAGGAGCGCACGCAGGGCGGACGGATCCGGAAGGTGTACCGGGTGACGGAGGCGGGGCGGACGGCGCTCGCGGAATGGCTGCGGCGGCCGGTGCTCCCCCACGTCGAGCGCAACGAGCTTTTGCTCAAGCTCTTCTTCGGGGCCCAGGTGGGGCCCGAGGACTCCCTGGCGCAGGTGGAGCGCAGCCGCGCCGAAGCAGAGGGGCTGCTGGCGGCGCTGCGCCTCATTGACGAGAACGTCAGCCAGGCCCGGAGCGGCGACCCGGAGTTCGCCTACCAGCATCTGTCGATTCGCGCGGGGCTGCTCGGGCTGGAGGCGCACCTGCGCTGGTGTGACGAGGCGCGCGAGGCGCTTCAGCGGGTGAAGCGGACGGCGGGTTCGACGAAGAAGAAGGGCGCGCGATGA
- a CDS encoding nitrilase-related carbon-nitrogen hydrolase, whose product MSAHPDEGARRLPTLMPWLALGVGAALVLLLNTEWAVLPGWLMGALFLFFSRRQRPAVGFVGLLVANTVAAGVANLGVFPGSAASAFGMALGGAVVVAGLYLADRLVVGPRGSFVGTLFLPAATTGLELFSSLGNPFGTWGVLAYTQARVPVLVQWVSVTGLWGLTFILVWFATVANWAFEHRDTGRRVLPGLAVYAAVLVAILGFGALRLAGAGRVSEPVRVAGITVAGDVATGREAGLSRLMKGEAFADEDWRTFAEASRAVNEELLRLSEQEAAKGAKLLLWSEGNAVVLATELEALIARGSTLARERGVWLGMSVASMTPEAERMLRNELILVGPDGAVAWRYVKSRPVPGWEAEHSIPGSAEPAVSQAPGVGVLGGAICFDGDFPAVFASTAERGLELLLLPSSDWKGISPLHTRQAVFRAVEQGFSMVRQVNQGLSVAVDGYGRVYGELDHFTAEERVLRAELPVGRVPTLYARIGDSMGLLCGLLALGWVLQASIRGLVARRLNFSSTRLNSL is encoded by the coding sequence ATGAGCGCTCATCCGGACGAAGGAGCGCGGCGTCTGCCCACGCTCATGCCGTGGCTCGCCCTGGGTGTCGGGGCCGCGCTGGTGCTGTTGCTGAACACGGAGTGGGCGGTGCTGCCCGGCTGGCTGATGGGCGCCCTGTTCCTCTTCTTCTCCCGGCGGCAGCGTCCCGCGGTGGGCTTCGTGGGGCTCCTGGTGGCCAACACCGTCGCCGCGGGCGTGGCGAACCTGGGGGTGTTCCCGGGCTCCGCCGCGAGCGCCTTCGGCATGGCCCTGGGAGGCGCGGTGGTCGTCGCGGGGCTGTACCTGGCGGACCGGCTCGTCGTGGGGCCGCGCGGCTCGTTCGTGGGGACGCTCTTCCTGCCGGCGGCGACGACGGGGCTGGAGCTCTTCAGCAGCCTGGGCAACCCGTTCGGCACGTGGGGCGTGCTGGCCTACACGCAGGCCCGGGTGCCGGTGCTGGTGCAATGGGTGTCGGTGACGGGGCTGTGGGGCCTGACGTTCATCCTGGTGTGGTTCGCCACCGTGGCCAACTGGGCGTTCGAGCACCGCGACACGGGGCGCCGAGTCCTGCCCGGGCTGGCGGTGTACGCGGCGGTGTTGGTGGCCATCCTCGGCTTCGGCGCGCTGAGGCTCGCGGGGGCGGGGAGGGTGAGCGAGCCCGTCCGGGTGGCGGGCATCACCGTGGCGGGGGATGTGGCCACGGGCCGCGAGGCAGGGCTGTCCCGGCTGATGAAGGGCGAGGCCTTCGCCGATGAGGACTGGCGCACCTTCGCCGAGGCCTCGCGCGCGGTGAACGAGGAGCTGCTGCGTCTGTCGGAGCAGGAGGCCGCGAAGGGGGCGAAGCTCCTCCTCTGGTCCGAGGGCAACGCGGTGGTGCTGGCCACGGAGCTGGAGGCGCTCATCGCGCGGGGGAGCACGCTGGCGCGCGAGCGGGGCGTGTGGCTGGGCATGTCGGTGGCGAGCATGACGCCCGAGGCGGAGCGGATGCTGCGCAACGAGCTCATCCTGGTGGGGCCGGATGGCGCGGTGGCCTGGCGCTACGTGAAGTCCCGGCCGGTGCCGGGCTGGGAGGCGGAGCACTCCATCCCGGGCAGCGCGGAGCCGGCGGTGAGCCAGGCCCCCGGCGTGGGAGTCCTGGGCGGCGCCATCTGCTTCGACGGCGACTTCCCCGCGGTGTTCGCCAGCACCGCGGAGCGAGGGCTCGAACTGCTCCTGCTGCCGTCGAGCGACTGGAAGGGCATCAGTCCGCTGCACACGCGGCAGGCGGTGTTCCGCGCGGTGGAGCAGGGCTTCAGCATGGTGCGGCAGGTGAACCAGGGGCTGTCGGTGGCGGTGGACGGCTACGGGCGCGTGTATGGCGAACTGGACCACTTCACGGCGGAGGAGCGCGTGCTGCGCGCGGAGCTGCCGGTGGGCCGGGTGCCCACGCTCTACGCACGCATTGGAGACTCAATGGGGCTGCTCTGTGGGCTGCTCGCATTGGGCTGGGTGCTCCAGGCCTCCATCCGCGGACTCGTCGCTCGGCGGCTGAATTTCAGCTCAACGCGGTTGAACTCTCTCTGA
- a CDS encoding CHAT domain-containing protein, whose protein sequence is MSTSGTAAPGYWLEVDLALAGDEVSATARGSGGQQPAPHRLGPAHSREALRRFGEWVRDAAVRGVPLESAEQARALHSALFREGLQEVLLELRGVLRNTASQKPLLVRLLPRDRELQALPWEALCGPSGPLDFLGISPELCIVRGVQSTKPWLPREVTGAVRLLVVSPLDEAAPARLRAMLQPAIDSGALEWMEPLVGARSRRDYVIDRLRSEPAPHILHFIGHGGVDAKGAPVLQLTDADGADAWLSVELLAKELAGAFRGDLRLVVLEACQGAQPGALTSAAELLAQGGADAVVAHLWPVKTDVARACSRAFYRALVGDTRHRGDVARCLHDARSTVLTEFGESAEAFSPVLYLRGSDTTLFSFRPARANTAPRAPVQAEPVRGEDPSLRGLLDLVSRPFSLVLGDHGGITDDGLRELLHGRMRGTPWAVPDALPMSALAQRFTLRFGPKTLDSHFQEVFRDAAPTLPLVEALARRLKPGVHITLLRMPVLEQALALHRPELPLYVIQPSSPDEGSALIRRRLPGQGWEPLDTLPLDFDPSRDVALVRLYRGYLPDRVFETPLLTEDDYLHGVRDLESVLPPDLADTLLGALDSRPALLVGLSLLAWHHRMLLSRLFGRRPLPRKSLVLLEPGVHEAESWKSGRGLPAGAGIQVVQAETGAVAESLGMGTPGGSR, encoded by the coding sequence ATGAGTACGAGCGGAACGGCGGCGCCCGGATACTGGCTGGAGGTCGACCTCGCGCTGGCTGGCGATGAGGTCAGCGCCACGGCGCGGGGCAGCGGTGGCCAGCAGCCCGCGCCGCACAGGTTGGGCCCCGCGCACTCTCGCGAGGCCCTCCGCCGCTTCGGTGAGTGGGTGCGGGACGCGGCCGTGCGCGGGGTGCCCCTGGAGTCCGCCGAGCAGGCGCGGGCGCTGCATTCCGCGCTCTTCCGCGAGGGGCTCCAGGAGGTGCTGCTCGAGCTGCGCGGCGTGCTGCGCAACACCGCGAGCCAGAAGCCGCTGCTGGTGCGGCTCCTGCCCCGGGACCGCGAGCTCCAGGCGCTTCCGTGGGAGGCGCTCTGTGGACCGTCCGGGCCGCTCGACTTCCTCGGCATCTCGCCGGAGCTGTGCATCGTGCGCGGGGTGCAGTCCACGAAGCCCTGGCTTCCTCGCGAGGTCACCGGGGCCGTGCGGCTGCTCGTCGTCTCGCCGCTGGATGAAGCGGCACCGGCCCGCCTGCGCGCCATGCTCCAGCCGGCCATCGACTCCGGAGCGCTGGAGTGGATGGAGCCGCTCGTGGGGGCCCGTTCGCGGCGCGACTACGTCATCGACCGGCTCCGCTCGGAGCCCGCGCCGCACATCCTGCACTTCATCGGTCATGGCGGCGTGGACGCGAAGGGGGCTCCGGTCCTGCAACTCACGGATGCGGATGGCGCGGACGCATGGCTTTCCGTGGAGCTGCTCGCGAAGGAGCTGGCGGGAGCCTTCCGCGGCGACCTGCGCCTGGTGGTGCTCGAAGCCTGTCAGGGTGCTCAACCGGGGGCGCTGACGAGCGCGGCGGAGCTGCTCGCGCAGGGCGGCGCGGACGCGGTGGTGGCGCACCTGTGGCCGGTGAAGACAGACGTGGCGCGCGCGTGCTCGCGGGCGTTCTACCGCGCGTTGGTGGGCGACACGCGGCACCGGGGCGACGTGGCCCGCTGCCTCCACGACGCGCGCAGCACGGTGCTGACGGAGTTCGGCGAGAGCGCCGAGGCCTTCTCCCCCGTGCTGTACCTGCGCGGCAGTGACACCACCCTCTTCTCCTTCCGGCCCGCCCGGGCGAACACCGCGCCCCGAGCCCCCGTGCAAGCCGAACCGGTGCGCGGCGAGGACCCGTCCCTGCGCGGGCTCTTGGACCTGGTCTCACGGCCCTTCTCCCTGGTGCTGGGCGACCACGGGGGCATCACGGACGATGGCCTGCGGGAGCTGCTGCACGGACGGATGCGGGGCACGCCGTGGGCCGTGCCGGATGCCCTGCCGATGAGCGCGTTGGCGCAGCGGTTCACGCTGCGCTTCGGGCCCAAGACGCTGGACTCGCACTTCCAGGAGGTGTTCCGGGACGCGGCTCCCACGCTACCGCTGGTGGAGGCGCTGGCGCGGCGGCTGAAGCCCGGCGTCCACATCACGCTCTTGCGCATGCCCGTGTTGGAACAGGCGCTCGCCCTGCACCGGCCCGAGCTGCCGCTGTATGTCATCCAGCCGTCGTCGCCCGACGAGGGCTCCGCGCTGATCCGACGGCGCCTGCCGGGACAGGGCTGGGAACCGCTCGACACGCTGCCCCTGGACTTCGACCCCTCGCGCGACGTGGCGCTGGTGAGGCTGTACCGGGGCTACCTGCCCGACCGCGTCTTCGAAACGCCCCTGCTCACGGAGGACGACTACCTGCACGGCGTGCGGGACCTGGAGTCCGTCCTGCCGCCGGACCTGGCGGACACCCTCCTGGGGGCGCTGGACAGCCGGCCCGCGCTGCTCGTGGGACTGTCCTTGCTGGCATGGCACCACCGCATGTTGCTGTCGCGGCTGTTCGGACGCCGGCCGCTCCCGCGCAAGAGCCTGGTACTGCTGGAGCCCGGGGTGCATGAGGCGGAGTCGTGGAAGTCTGGCCGGGGCCTGCCCGCGGGCGCGGGCATCCAGGTGGTGCAGGCGGAAACAGGCGCGGTGGCGGAGTCCCTGGGCATGGGGACGCCTGGAGGTTCGCGATGA